In the Streptomyces sp. 840.1 genome, one interval contains:
- a CDS encoding PLP-dependent aminotransferase family protein — protein sequence MHERSSVADLASSLRSELNRYSPGEKLPSSRALVERFRASPVTVSRAIAQLAAEGLVVTRPGSGAFRGQPRSAAPAPGDTSWQEVALSGDGGPEVVPRSVDASGVLATLAAPAPGVIEFNGGYLHSSLQPERALAAALARAGRREGAWGRPPAEGLTGLRAWFAREIGPALTAADVLITAGGQSALATALRALGSPGAPVLVESPTYPGMLAVARASGLRPVPVPADTDGVRPELLAAAFRATGARVLVCQPLFQNPTGAVLAPARRAEIIRIAREAGAFVIEDDFARRLVHDDAGPLPPPLAAEDPDGVVVHVCSLTKVTSPSLRVGALAARGPVLERLRAIQVVDSFFVPRPLQEAALELVGTPAWSRHLRALAAELSARRTAMTTALRQELPALALPHVPAGGGSLWVGLPGSGPGADESAMVSAALRAGVAIAPGRPYFCAEPPAPHVRLSYAAVAGTAGIAEGVRRLRTAWEGALGAPEATLGP from the coding sequence GAGCGTAGCAGTGTGGCTGATCTGGCCAGCTCTCTCCGCAGTGAACTGAACCGCTACTCGCCCGGTGAGAAGCTGCCATCGAGCCGCGCCCTGGTGGAGCGCTTCCGCGCGAGCCCCGTGACGGTCTCGCGGGCCATCGCGCAACTCGCCGCGGAAGGGCTCGTCGTCACCCGCCCCGGCTCCGGCGCGTTCCGGGGGCAGCCCCGGAGCGCCGCGCCTGCGCCCGGGGACACCTCGTGGCAGGAGGTGGCCCTCAGCGGTGACGGCGGCCCCGAGGTCGTACCCCGCAGCGTCGACGCCTCGGGCGTCCTGGCCACCCTGGCGGCCCCGGCTCCCGGCGTCATCGAGTTCAACGGCGGCTACCTCCACAGCTCGCTCCAGCCGGAACGCGCCCTCGCCGCCGCCCTGGCGCGGGCCGGCCGGCGCGAGGGCGCCTGGGGCCGTCCGCCCGCCGAGGGGCTGACCGGGCTGCGCGCCTGGTTCGCCCGCGAGATCGGGCCCGCGCTCACCGCCGCCGACGTGCTGATCACCGCCGGAGGGCAGAGCGCCCTGGCCACCGCGTTGCGCGCGCTCGGCAGCCCCGGCGCCCCGGTGCTCGTGGAATCGCCCACCTACCCGGGCATGCTGGCGGTGGCACGGGCCAGCGGGCTGCGGCCCGTGCCGGTCCCGGCCGACACCGACGGCGTACGCCCCGAGCTGCTCGCCGCCGCCTTCCGGGCCACCGGCGCCCGGGTCCTCGTCTGCCAGCCGCTGTTCCAGAACCCGACCGGCGCCGTCCTCGCCCCGGCCCGGCGCGCCGAGATCATCCGGATCGCCAGGGAGGCGGGGGCGTTCGTCATCGAGGACGACTTCGCCCGCCGGCTCGTCCACGACGACGCCGGACCGCTGCCGCCACCGCTGGCCGCCGAGGACCCCGACGGAGTCGTCGTGCACGTCTGCTCCCTCACCAAGGTGACGTCGCCCAGCCTCAGGGTCGGTGCGCTCGCCGCGCGCGGCCCGGTACTCGAACGACTGCGTGCCATCCAGGTCGTCGACAGCTTCTTCGTCCCCCGGCCGCTCCAGGAGGCCGCCCTCGAACTCGTCGGAACACCGGCCTGGAGCCGTCATCTGCGCGCCCTGGCGGCCGAGTTGTCGGCCCGTCGCACCGCGATGACGACGGCGCTGCGCCAGGAGCTGCCCGCTCTCGCGCTCCCGCACGTCCCGGCGGGCGGCGGCAGCCTCTGGGTGGGCCTGCCCGGCAGCGGGCCCGGCGCCGACGAGTCCGCCATGGTCTCCGCGGCCCTGCGCGCCGGTGTCGCCATCGCGCCGGGACGGCCCTACTTCTGCGCCGAACCCCCGGCGCCCCACGTCCGGCTGAGCTATGCGGCGGTCGCCGGGACGGCCGGCATCGCGGAGGGCGTGCGACGCCTGCGCACGGCCTGGGAAGGCGCCCTCGGCGCGCCGGAGGCTACGCTCGGGCCATGA
- a CDS encoding GNAT family N-acetyltransferase — translation MTETPQQRYEISSDPSRLDPARIHNWLSTDAYWALGRTRERQDLAIAGSLGFGAYDLATGEQVGYARVVTDYATFGWLCDVYVDRAARGHGLGAGLVVAARDHLAEAGVRRVVLATEDAHGVYEKVGFKPLDSPDKWMSLKLG, via the coding sequence ATGACGGAAACCCCCCAGCAGCGTTACGAGATCTCGTCCGACCCGTCCCGGCTGGACCCGGCCCGCATTCACAACTGGCTCTCCACCGACGCCTATTGGGCCCTCGGCCGGACCCGGGAGCGCCAGGATCTGGCCATCGCGGGCTCCCTCGGCTTCGGCGCGTACGACCTCGCGACGGGCGAACAGGTGGGCTACGCAAGGGTGGTGACCGACTACGCCACCTTCGGCTGGCTCTGCGATGTGTACGTCGACCGCGCAGCCCGCGGCCACGGACTCGGCGCCGGCCTCGTCGTGGCGGCGCGCGACCACCTCGCCGAGGCCGGTGTCCGCAGGGTCGTGCTCGCCACGGAGGACGCCCACGGCGTCTACGAGAAGGTCGGTTTCAAGCCGCTCGACAGCCCGGACAAGTGGATGTCCCTCAAGCTCGGGTGA
- a CDS encoding histidine phosphatase family protein has product MSVRVSLVAAARNSSLLGERFDDDRPLDETGWHEVQFAAPALLHLGAAELRYCSPTARSRATGQALGFAPMVQPALRDCDMGRWRGLTLADVTAREPAAVDAWLADPRSAPHGGETLLAFISRIGGWLDTRPACDGLIVAVAEPAVVRAALVYALRAPPSTYWNVDVRPLSTVTLTGLPRRWSLCLEAGAR; this is encoded by the coding sequence ATGAGTGTTCGAGTCTCACTCGTCGCCGCGGCGCGCAACTCCTCCCTGCTCGGCGAGCGCTTCGACGACGACCGGCCGCTCGACGAGACCGGCTGGCACGAGGTGCAGTTCGCCGCCCCCGCCCTGCTGCACCTCGGGGCGGCCGAGCTGCGCTACTGCTCACCGACCGCCCGCAGCCGTGCCACCGGCCAGGCGCTCGGCTTCGCCCCGATGGTCCAGCCCGCCCTGCGCGACTGCGACATGGGCCGGTGGCGCGGCCTCACCCTCGCCGATGTCACCGCGCGCGAGCCCGCGGCCGTGGACGCCTGGCTCGCCGACCCCAGGTCCGCGCCGCACGGCGGCGAGACGCTGCTCGCGTTCATTTCCCGGATAGGCGGCTGGCTGGACACCCGGCCCGCCTGCGACGGTCTGATCGTCGCCGTCGCCGAACCGGCCGTCGTCCGGGCCGCCCTCGTCTACGCGCTGCGGGCGCCGCCCTCGACGTACTGGAACGTCGACGTCCGCCCCCTCTCCACCGTCACCCTGACCGGCCTGCCCCGCCGCTGGAGCCTGTGCCTGGAGGCCGGGGCCCGCTGA
- a CDS encoding serine hydrolase domain-containing protein — protein MPAVHGHCDERFLAVRAAFEANFRERDELGAAVTVLVDGQPVADLWGGWADGARTRAWERDTLVNVWSTGKGPTALCAHILADRGLLDLDAPVAAYWPEFASAGKQGVLVRHLLSHRAGLAGLREPHTLDELYDWELTCARLAATEPWWEPGTRSGYHALTYGFLVGEVVRRVSGLLPGEFLRREVTGPLGIDFTIGLPEADAGRAAELVAPKPDRARRAAVFALMEPVAVASLLNPPSGAAAANTPAWRAAEIPAANGHGTARAVAALYALLAGGGGPESRPVLSEKAAERVREGQGSCRDLVLGAGFEHETEIALGPWLSGPNGSYGPNPRAFGHDGAGGSCGLADPEAGIALGYVMNRMGPLIADDPRKRALIDAVYASL, from the coding sequence GTGCCGGCGGTCCACGGTCACTGCGACGAGCGGTTCCTCGCGGTGCGCGCCGCCTTCGAGGCGAACTTCCGCGAGCGCGACGAACTCGGCGCAGCGGTCACCGTCCTGGTCGACGGGCAGCCGGTGGCCGACCTCTGGGGCGGCTGGGCGGACGGCGCCCGCACCCGGGCCTGGGAGCGGGACACCCTCGTCAACGTCTGGTCGACCGGCAAGGGGCCGACCGCGCTCTGCGCCCACATCCTCGCCGACCGGGGCCTGCTGGACCTCGACGCCCCGGTCGCCGCGTACTGGCCCGAGTTCGCCTCGGCGGGCAAACAGGGCGTGCTCGTCAGGCATCTGCTCTCCCACCGCGCCGGCCTGGCCGGGCTCCGCGAACCCCACACCCTGGACGAGCTCTACGACTGGGAGCTGACCTGCGCCCGGCTGGCCGCGACCGAACCGTGGTGGGAGCCCGGCACCCGGTCCGGCTACCACGCGCTCACCTACGGCTTCCTGGTCGGTGAGGTGGTCCGGCGGGTCAGCGGGCTGCTGCCGGGGGAGTTCCTCCGCCGGGAGGTGACCGGCCCGCTCGGCATCGACTTCACCATCGGCCTCCCCGAGGCCGATGCGGGGCGCGCCGCCGAACTCGTCGCCCCGAAGCCGGACCGTGCCCGGCGGGCGGCGGTCTTCGCCCTGATGGAGCCGGTCGCCGTCGCCTCGCTGCTCAACCCGCCCAGCGGCGCGGCCGCCGCCAACACCCCCGCGTGGCGGGCGGCCGAGATCCCCGCGGCCAACGGTCACGGCACGGCCCGCGCGGTCGCCGCGCTGTACGCCCTCCTCGCGGGCGGCGGCGGCCCGGAGAGCCGGCCCGTCCTCTCGGAGAAGGCCGCCGAACGGGTCCGCGAAGGTCAGGGGAGCTGCCGCGACCTGGTGCTGGGCGCGGGCTTCGAACACGAGACGGAGATCGCGCTGGGGCCCTGGCTGAGCGGCCCCAACGGCTCGTACGGCCCCAACCCGCGGGCCTTCGGCCACGACGGCGCGGGCGGCTCCTGCGGACTGGCCGACCCGGAGGCCGGGATCGCCCTGGGGTACGTCATGAACCGGATGGGCCCGCTCATCGCCGACGACCCGCGCAAGAGGGCGCTGATCGACGCCGTCTACGCGTCGCTCTGA